One genomic window of Sulfurovum lithotrophicum includes the following:
- a CDS encoding AMP-dependent synthetase/ligase gives MMNRITHFGELYRYLEQQPPKENFLHDRVDDAYRNISKKDFLLTVRYLALAFHRSGWQGKQIGIAVSPSSYWLMIDYALMLSGAVGVPLFTNISSKNLYYQILDADIETVFIENSAQEEIINRVAGGVEVIYLSDVSGYHTLDQFVENGKKTEKEKPSLFNTLICQLHPYDLATIVYTSGTSGTPKGVELTHRNLICQIHATAQNYYFNREVDVALSLLPLAHIFERMVMHFYLYRELSIYFVDDVKNVGGLLKEVNPTVMTVVPRLLEKVFFKMKRKAMEGNFLKQCIVFLSFHRATNRDLFAKVTLMDRVFDTLVYKKLRRAMGLRMRMMISGGTALSDAMYRFYLNIGIPIYQGYGLTESSPVICANYPGNNKVGTCGKAFPGVEVKVSDEGELLARGPSIMRGYHNDPETTAKAIDADGWLYTGDLACIDEEGYVSITGRKGERFKTSTGEFVSSVFIEQALTGKGWFEYALVIGEEKPYTAALLFIEHEFLGRLAKEMNKTPRKALESEKFKKMTDRFIAKLNKKLNHWEKIREYRVISDVLSIEEGHLTPSMKLGKKKLMKCYRDEINEMYKDHL, from the coding sequence ATGATGAACCGAATTACCCATTTTGGTGAACTTTACCGTTATCTGGAACAGCAGCCTCCCAAGGAAAATTTTCTGCATGACCGTGTCGATGATGCCTATCGGAATATTTCCAAGAAAGACTTCCTTCTCACGGTACGTTATCTCGCTCTGGCTTTTCATCGGAGCGGATGGCAAGGCAAACAGATAGGTATCGCGGTGTCTCCTTCATCCTACTGGCTTATGATAGACTATGCTTTAATGCTCAGTGGTGCGGTCGGTGTGCCTCTTTTTACCAATATTTCTTCAAAAAACCTCTATTATCAGATACTCGATGCCGATATAGAAACTGTTTTCATTGAAAACAGTGCACAGGAAGAGATCATCAACCGTGTAGCCGGGGGTGTAGAGGTTATTTATCTTTCGGATGTCTCCGGATACCATACCCTTGACCAGTTTGTAGAAAATGGCAAAAAAACAGAGAAGGAAAAGCCATCTCTTTTCAATACACTGATCTGTCAGCTGCATCCTTATGATCTGGCAACGATAGTCTATACCTCAGGGACTTCCGGTACACCCAAAGGGGTAGAACTGACGCACAGGAATCTCATCTGCCAGATCCATGCTACAGCGCAGAATTACTATTTTAACAGAGAGGTGGATGTTGCTCTGTCACTGCTGCCGCTTGCGCACATCTTCGAGCGTATGGTAATGCATTTCTACCTTTACCGTGAACTGAGTATCTATTTTGTGGATGATGTCAAAAATGTGGGTGGCCTGCTTAAAGAGGTCAACCCTACGGTCATGACGGTGGTACCGAGACTGCTTGAGAAAGTTTTTTTCAAGATGAAACGCAAGGCCATGGAAGGAAACTTTCTGAAACAATGTATTGTGTTTCTTTCCTTTCACCGTGCAACGAATAGAGATCTATTTGCAAAAGTAACCCTGATGGACAGGGTTTTTGATACCCTGGTCTATAAAAAACTGCGCCGGGCAATGGGATTACGGATGCGCATGATGATAAGCGGAGGCACTGCTCTGTCAGATGCAATGTACCGATTTTATCTCAATATAGGTATTCCGATCTATCAGGGATACGGATTGACAGAATCCAGCCCGGTCATCTGTGCGAACTATCCTGGCAACAACAAGGTCGGTACCTGCGGCAAAGCCTTTCCTGGCGTCGAAGTGAAAGTCAGTGACGAAGGGGAACTGCTGGCACGGGGTCCCAGTATTATGAGGGGCTACCATAATGACCCTGAAACTACCGCCAAAGCGATAGATGCGGACGGTTGGCTGTATACAGGTGACCTTGCATGTATAGACGAAGAGGGGTACGTGAGTATCACCGGAAGAAAAGGCGAACGCTTCAAAACCTCCACAGGAGAATTCGTCTCTTCGGTCTTTATAGAGCAGGCTCTCACCGGAAAAGGATGGTTCGAATACGCGCTTGTCATTGGGGAAGAGAAGCCTTATACGGCGGCGCTGCTGTTCATAGAACATGAGTTTCTGGGCCGTCTGGCAAAAGAGATGAACAAGACACCGCGCAAAGCGCTCGAATCCGAAAAGTTCAAAAAGATGACGGACAGATTCATAGCCAAACTCAACAAAAAGCTCAACCACTGGGAAAAGATACGTGAATACAGGGTGATCTCCGATGTTCTCAGCATAGAAGAAGGACATTTGACCCCTTCGATGAAACTGGGAAAGAAAAAACTGATGAAGTGTTACCGGGATGAGATAAACGAAATGTACAAGGATCATCTATGA
- a CDS encoding putative iron-sulfur cluster-binding metallochaperone has protein sequence MFTFKPAKEKKPESCCSTRKEESCDTEAHNCCTPQPKGKVACPSCGEKAKGVLGKTLEHLLSNEAKAGLSCLDGFYYCKTPTCKVIYFRGEEILTQHDVSVTVGLKEGASPATVCYCFGWTKEKIEKELEETGKTDALADIKARMEDPGCSCEILNPSGGCCLGDVGNAIKEIETR, from the coding sequence ATGTTCACTTTTAAACCGGCAAAAGAGAAAAAACCAGAGAGTTGCTGCAGTACCCGGAAGGAAGAATCCTGTGATACGGAAGCCCATAACTGTTGTACACCTCAGCCTAAAGGCAAGGTGGCCTGTCCATCCTGCGGAGAAAAAGCAAAAGGGGTTCTCGGCAAAACCCTGGAACATCTCCTTTCCAACGAAGCCAAGGCAGGCCTGAGCTGTCTGGATGGTTTTTACTACTGCAAGACACCCACCTGCAAAGTGATCTACTTCAGGGGAGAAGAGATACTGACACAGCATGACGTCTCTGTGACCGTAGGCCTCAAGGAAGGTGCCTCACCTGCCACGGTATGCTACTGCTTCGGCTGGACAAAAGAGAAGATAGAAAAAGAGCTTGAAGAGACGGGGAAAACGGATGCCCTTGCGGATATCAAAGCCAGGATGGAAGATCCCGGATGCTCCTGTGAGATACTCAACCCAAGCGGCGGGTGCTGCCTGGGGGATGTGGGCAACGCGATCAAGGAGATCGAAACCCGTTAG
- a CDS encoding arsenate reductase ArsC, producing MNNKKKVLILCTGNSCRSIMAEAMINAKLGDCVEAQSSGVKASGKVNPHAKALLESKGEWRNEYHSKVIETVLDTPFDLVVTVCDAAKETCPMFPKAVKTIHVGFEDPSGKADEEYAKTYDLIEKELLPIIKKELCS from the coding sequence ATGAACAATAAAAAAAAGGTACTTATACTTTGTACAGGAAACAGCTGCCGTTCCATTATGGCTGAAGCGATGATCAACGCAAAACTCGGAGACTGCGTTGAGGCACAGAGTTCGGGTGTCAAAGCCAGCGGGAAGGTGAATCCTCATGCCAAAGCGCTTCTGGAATCCAAAGGAGAATGGAGGAACGAGTATCACTCCAAGGTCATAGAAACGGTACTTGATACACCGTTCGATCTTGTGGTGACGGTATGCGACGCAGCCAAAGAGACCTGCCCGATGTTCCCCAAAGCGGTCAAAACGATCCATGTTGGTTTTGAAGACCCAAGCGGCAAAGCTGATGAGGAGTATGCCAAGACCTACGACCTCATAGAAAAAGAGCTTCTTCCCATCATTAAAAAAGAACTTTGCAGCTAA
- a CDS encoding ArsR/SmtB family transcription factor, which translates to MEDFLKTVSALNDETRVLLLRFFDTYGELCVCDLQASLDMIQSRLSRHLKILKEAGFLRVDRKGTWAYYSIRSPLDRFRSEAIEEIRHLDIELPPLQKLSQTGECKI; encoded by the coding sequence ATGGAAGATTTTTTAAAGACGGTTTCAGCTCTAAATGATGAAACACGTGTGCTTCTGTTGCGTTTTTTTGATACCTATGGAGAATTATGTGTCTGTGACCTTCAAGCCTCGCTTGACATGATACAGTCACGCCTCTCACGACATCTTAAAATCTTAAAAGAGGCAGGCTTTTTACGTGTGGATCGCAAGGGGACGTGGGCGTATTATTCCATCCGTTCACCGCTTGACAGGTTCAGGTCCGAAGCGATCGAGGAGATCCGTCATCTCGACATCGAACTGCCGCCGCTTCAAAAACTATCACAAACAGGAGAATGTAAAATATGA
- a CDS encoding arsenic transporter: MALALGLFLVTLLFIIWQPKGLQIGTTAVIGAVVALLLGVVSFDDVIIVTDIVWDATLAFIGIILLSMVLDEIGFFEWAAIKMAKLSGGSGNKMFVYILLLGAIVAAFFANDGAALILTPILLAKMKYLKMKPLPIFAFLMAGGFIGDSASNPLVISNLTNIVTAGYFDIGFVEYAKNMFLPNLLSIVASIAVLWFYFRKDIPLTVDVDQLPEASSVIKNRTMFKLSWFFLAFLMVGYFIGDHYHLPVSVFALGGALVFLAIANHHKATKPIMTIKAAPWQVVWFSIGLYIVVYGLKNAGLTDEVAAWIEMLKHQGETTAVIGTGFLSAVISSIMNNMPTIMIMDIAIDKVGYVGNEALVYANILGSNLGPKMTPIGSLATLLWLHVLAQKGVKIGWGEYMKVGLVITPPVLLVALLGLL; encoded by the coding sequence ATGGCTCTTGCATTAGGCCTCTTTTTGGTCACACTACTCTTCATTATCTGGCAACCCAAAGGACTTCAGATAGGAACAACGGCAGTGATCGGTGCTGTCGTGGCACTGCTGCTGGGTGTCGTCAGTTTCGATGACGTCATTATCGTAACCGACATCGTCTGGGATGCCACGCTTGCGTTCATCGGTATTATCCTGCTCTCCATGGTACTCGATGAGATCGGATTTTTTGAATGGGCAGCCATCAAGATGGCGAAACTCAGCGGAGGAAGCGGGAACAAGATGTTCGTTTATATCCTTTTGCTCGGTGCCATCGTTGCAGCATTCTTCGCCAACGACGGTGCAGCGCTCATTCTCACCCCTATTCTCCTTGCAAAAATGAAATACCTAAAAATGAAACCCCTTCCCATCTTCGCCTTTTTGATGGCGGGCGGGTTCATCGGTGACAGTGCATCCAACCCTCTGGTCATCTCCAACCTGACCAACATCGTCACCGCCGGCTACTTCGATATCGGTTTCGTGGAATATGCAAAGAATATGTTCCTGCCGAATCTCCTGAGCATCGTTGCCTCTATTGCCGTGCTATGGTTCTATTTCAGAAAAGATATTCCTTTGACCGTCGATGTCGATCAGCTTCCTGAAGCCTCTTCGGTCATCAAAAACCGGACCATGTTCAAACTCAGCTGGTTCTTCCTTGCCTTTCTGATGGTCGGGTATTTCATCGGCGACCACTATCATCTCCCTGTCTCCGTCTTCGCCCTGGGCGGTGCACTTGTCTTTCTTGCCATTGCAAACCACCACAAGGCGACCAAGCCCATTATGACCATCAAAGCGGCACCCTGGCAGGTAGTCTGGTTCAGTATCGGGCTCTATATCGTCGTGTATGGACTCAAAAATGCTGGCCTGACAGATGAAGTGGCTGCCTGGATAGAGATGCTCAAGCACCAGGGCGAGACCACTGCGGTCATCGGTACCGGTTTTCTCTCCGCAGTCATCTCTTCGATCATGAACAATATGCCGACCATCATGATCATGGACATCGCCATTGACAAGGTGGGATATGTGGGTAACGAAGCACTGGTCTATGCCAATATCCTCGGCTCCAACCTCGGACCGAAAATGACGCCTATCGGATCGCTCGCCACCCTGCTTTGGCTGCATGTACTGGCACAAAAAGGTGTCAAAATCGGCTGGGGTGAATATATGAAAGTAGGACTGGTCATCACCCCGCCTGTTTTGCTTGTCGCACTTTTGGGATTGCTATAA